A genome region from Manihot esculenta cultivar AM560-2 chromosome 5, M.esculenta_v8, whole genome shotgun sequence includes the following:
- the LOC110615993 gene encoding fumarate hydratase 1, mitochondrial isoform X2: MDTGLSGDSMEKLKGVRIAPLDDDDDDFEGQENEEVQEPTFEEEEEDDDDEEEEEPVTLGFVEKPKHSWSLLRQLFPSKAGGVPAWLDPVNLPSGRSCACDTCGNPLQFLLQVYAPISEKESTFHRTLFVFMCPKMSCLRRDQHEQWKCRLKNSSRSVKVFRCQLPHLNPFYSSEAPKLDGTDIPSGSGVALCNWCGTWKGDQFCISCKKARYCLQQHQAMHRKINCQQLSLSSQLHNSSSSGGETTSMEIIKATSNALWPEYEILNEDESELDAEMSDDNAYDKLLISQKRTDDSMMSLVDCFKGDSDRKCWASFQERIAKAPEQVLRLWGAQTQRSLQNFEIGGNREQMPEPIIRAFGILKKCAAKVNMDYGLDPSIGKAIMQAAQEVAEGKLSDHFPLVVWQTGSGTQSNMNANEVIANRAAEILGHKRGEKFVHPNDHVNRSQSSNDTFPTVMHIAAATEINSRLIPNLRNLHTALHSKSTEFKDIVKIGRTHTQDATPLTLGQEFSGYTTQVKYGIDRILCTLPRMYQLAQGGTAVGTGLNTKKGFDVKIAAAVAEETRLPFVTAENKFEALAAHDAFVESSGALNTIATSLMKIANDVRLLGSGPRCGLGELILPENEPGSSIMPGKVNPTQCEALTMVCAQVMGNHVAITVGGSNGHFELNVFKPMIASNLLHSVRLLGDASASFEKNCVRGIQANRERISKLLHESLMLVTSLNPKIGYDNAAAVAKLAHKEGSTLKEAALKLQVLTSEEFDSLVVPEKMIGPSN; encoded by the exons ATGGATACTGGCCTGAGTGGAGATTCTATGGAAAAGCTTAAGGGGGTAAGAATTGCTCCTCTTGATGATGACGACGACGATTTTGAAGGACAAGAAAATGAAGAAGTACAAGAACCAacttttgaagaagaagaagaagatgatgacgatgaggaagaagaagaaccagTAACCCTTGGTTTTGTTGAGAAGCCTAAGCACTCCTGGTCTCTTCTCCGCCAATTATTTCCTAGCAAAGCTGGTGGTGTACCG GCATGGCTGGATCCAGTTAATTTACCATCTGGAAGATCCTGTGCTTGTGACACATGTGGAAATCCTCTGCAATTTTTGCTTCAG GTATATGCACCAATATCAGAGAAGGAATCAACATTTCATCGAACATTATTTGTATTTATGTGCCCCAAAATGTCATGTCTTCGTCGTGATCAACATGAACAATGGAAGTGTAGGTTAAAGAACTCATCTCGAAG TGTGAAGGTCTTTCGTTGTCAATTGCCTCACCTTAATCCTTTTTACTCAAGTGAGGCCCCAAAACTCGATGGAACTGACATACCTTCTGGATCTGGAG TTGCACTTTGTAATTGGTGTGGTACCTGGAAAGGAGATCAATTTTGTATTAGTTGCAAGAAAGCACGTTACTGCTTGCAACAACATCAG GCTATGCACCGTAAAATTAATTGTCAGCAACTGAGTCTTTCTTCTCAATTACATAACTCTAGCTCCAGTGGTGGTGAAACCACTTCAATGGAGATAATTAAAG CTACTAGCAATGCTCTTTGGCCAGAGTACGAGATACTAAATGAGGATGAAAGTGAATTGGATGCTGAAATGTCTGATGATAATGCATATGATAAGTTGTTGATATCACAGAAGAGAACTGATGACTCAATGATGTCATTAGTAGACTGTTTCAAG GGGGATAGCGACAGAAAATGTTGGGCTTCTTTCCAAGAGCGTATAGCCAAAGCCCCAGAACAAGTGTTGAG GTTGTGGGGTGCACAAACTCAAAGATCAttacaaaattttgaaattggCGGCAACCGTGAGCAGATGCCGGAACCAATCATTCGTGCCTTCGGAATTCTTAAGAAGTGTGCTGCcaag GTGAACATGGACTACGGACTTGATCCATCCATAGGGAAGGCTATAATGCAAGCTGCTCAAGAGGTGGCTGAAGGGAAGCTAAGTGATCATTTCCCACTTGTTGTATGGCAGACCGGCAGTGGCACTCAGAGTAACATGAATGCCAATGAG GTTATTGCCAATAGAGCAGCTGAGATTCTTGGACATAAGCGTGGTGAAAAGTTTGTACATCCAAATGACCATGTGAACAGATCACAGTCTTCTAATGATACCTTCCCAACT GTAATGCACATTGCAGCTGCAACGGAAATAAATTCAAGACTAATACCAAATTTGAGAAATTTGCACACTGCACTACATTCAAAG TCTACTGAATTCAAAGATATCGTCAAAATTGGGCGTACACACACTCAAGATGCAACACCTTTAACTCTCGGGCAAGAGTTTAGTGGCTATACCACACAA GTAAAATATGGAATTGATCGGATATTGTGTACTCTACCCCGCATGTATCAG CTTGCACAAGGTGGAACGGCTGTTGGAACTGGTTTGAACACAAAGAAGGG ATTTGATGTCAAAATAGCTGCGGCAGTGGCTGAGGAAACAAGACTGCCATTTGTGACAGCAGAAAACAAGTTTGAAGCTTTG GCTGCCCATGATGCCTTCGTTGAAAGTAGTGGAGCCCTTAACACAATAGCTACCTCTCTAATGAAGATTGCAAATGACGTACGTTTATTAGGAAG TGGTCCTCGATGTGGCCTTGGTGAACTCATACTTCCAGAAAATGAACCAGGCAGCAGTATTATGCCA GGAAAGGTTAATCCTACTCAGTGTGAGGCGCTTACTATGGTCTGTGCTCAG GTTATGGGAAATCATGTGGCCATTACAGTGGGTGGATCAAATGGCCATTTTGAGTTAAATGTTTTCAAGCCTATGATTGCTAGTAATCTCTTGCAT TCTGTGAGATTGCTCGGGGATGCATCTGCTTCCTTTGAGAAGAACTGTGTGAGGGGAATTCAAGCTAATAGGGAAAGAATTTCAAAATTACTCCATGAG TCGCTAATGCTTGTCACATCGTTGAATCCT AAAATTGGTTATGATAATGCAGCAGCAGTTGCCAAGCTAGCTCATAAAGAAGGCAGTACCCTAAAG GAAGCTGCATTGAAACTTCAAGTGCTTACCAGTGAAGAATTTGATAGCCTTGTGGTGCCTGAAAAAATGATTGGCCCATCCAACTGA
- the LOC110615993 gene encoding fumarate hydratase 1, mitochondrial isoform X3: MAMGVVVRRLSGGSTTSQTVVSLSHASWRLYSTVFREERDTFGPIQVPADKLWGAQTQRSLQNFEIGGNREQMPEPIIRAFGILKKCAAKVNMDYGLDPSIGKAIMQAAQEVAEGKLSDHFPLVVWQTGSGTQSNMNANEVIANRAAEILGHKRGEKFVHPNDHVNRSQSSNDTFPTVMHIAAATEINSRLIPNLRNLHTALHSKSTEFKDIVKIGRTHTQDATPLTLGQEFSGYTTQVKYGIDRILCTLPRMYQLAQGGTAVGTGLNTKKGFDVKIAAAVAEETRLPFVTAENKFEALAAHDAFVESSGALNTIATSLMKIANDVRLLGSGPRCGLGELILPENEPGSSIMPGKVNPTQCEALTMVCAQVMGNHVAITVGGSNGHFELNVFKPMIASNLLHSVRLLGDASASFEKNCVRGIQANRERISKLLHESLMLVTSLNPKIGYDNAAAVAKLAHKEGSTLKEAALKLQVLTSEEFDSLVVPEKMIGPSN; the protein is encoded by the exons ATGGCGATGGGGGTTGTGGTTCGTCGCCTCTCTGGGGGATCGACGACTTCGCAGACGGTCGTTTCATTGAGTCATGCGAGCTGGAGGTTGTATTCTACGGTCTTCAGGGAAGAGCGAGACACTTTTGGACCCATTCAAGTTCCCGCTGATAA GTTGTGGGGTGCACAAACTCAAAGATCAttacaaaattttgaaattggCGGCAACCGTGAGCAGATGCCGGAACCAATCATTCGTGCCTTCGGAATTCTTAAGAAGTGTGCTGCcaag GTGAACATGGACTACGGACTTGATCCATCCATAGGGAAGGCTATAATGCAAGCTGCTCAAGAGGTGGCTGAAGGGAAGCTAAGTGATCATTTCCCACTTGTTGTATGGCAGACCGGCAGTGGCACTCAGAGTAACATGAATGCCAATGAG GTTATTGCCAATAGAGCAGCTGAGATTCTTGGACATAAGCGTGGTGAAAAGTTTGTACATCCAAATGACCATGTGAACAGATCACAGTCTTCTAATGATACCTTCCCAACT GTAATGCACATTGCAGCTGCAACGGAAATAAATTCAAGACTAATACCAAATTTGAGAAATTTGCACACTGCACTACATTCAAAG TCTACTGAATTCAAAGATATCGTCAAAATTGGGCGTACACACACTCAAGATGCAACACCTTTAACTCTCGGGCAAGAGTTTAGTGGCTATACCACACAA GTAAAATATGGAATTGATCGGATATTGTGTACTCTACCCCGCATGTATCAG CTTGCACAAGGTGGAACGGCTGTTGGAACTGGTTTGAACACAAAGAAGGG ATTTGATGTCAAAATAGCTGCGGCAGTGGCTGAGGAAACAAGACTGCCATTTGTGACAGCAGAAAACAAGTTTGAAGCTTTG GCTGCCCATGATGCCTTCGTTGAAAGTAGTGGAGCCCTTAACACAATAGCTACCTCTCTAATGAAGATTGCAAATGACGTACGTTTATTAGGAAG TGGTCCTCGATGTGGCCTTGGTGAACTCATACTTCCAGAAAATGAACCAGGCAGCAGTATTATGCCA GGAAAGGTTAATCCTACTCAGTGTGAGGCGCTTACTATGGTCTGTGCTCAG GTTATGGGAAATCATGTGGCCATTACAGTGGGTGGATCAAATGGCCATTTTGAGTTAAATGTTTTCAAGCCTATGATTGCTAGTAATCTCTTGCAT TCTGTGAGATTGCTCGGGGATGCATCTGCTTCCTTTGAGAAGAACTGTGTGAGGGGAATTCAAGCTAATAGGGAAAGAATTTCAAAATTACTCCATGAG TCGCTAATGCTTGTCACATCGTTGAATCCT AAAATTGGTTATGATAATGCAGCAGCAGTTGCCAAGCTAGCTCATAAAGAAGGCAGTACCCTAAAG GAAGCTGCATTGAAACTTCAAGTGCTTACCAGTGAAGAATTTGATAGCCTTGTGGTGCCTGAAAAAATGATTGGCCCATCCAACTGA
- the LOC110615993 gene encoding fumarate hydratase 1, mitochondrial isoform X1, whose amino-acid sequence MDTGLSGDSMEKLKGVRIAPLDDDDDDFEGQENEEVQEPTFEEEEEDDDDEEEEEPVTLGFVEKPKHSWSLLRQLFPSKAGGVPAWLDPVNLPSGRSCACDTCGNPLQFLLQVYAPISEKESTFHRTLFVFMCPKMSCLRRDQHEQWKCRLKNSSRRSVKVFRCQLPHLNPFYSSEAPKLDGTDIPSGSGVALCNWCGTWKGDQFCISCKKARYCLQQHQAMHRKINCQQLSLSSQLHNSSSSGGETTSMEIIKATSNALWPEYEILNEDESELDAEMSDDNAYDKLLISQKRTDDSMMSLVDCFKGDSDRKCWASFQERIAKAPEQVLRLWGAQTQRSLQNFEIGGNREQMPEPIIRAFGILKKCAAKVNMDYGLDPSIGKAIMQAAQEVAEGKLSDHFPLVVWQTGSGTQSNMNANEVIANRAAEILGHKRGEKFVHPNDHVNRSQSSNDTFPTVMHIAAATEINSRLIPNLRNLHTALHSKSTEFKDIVKIGRTHTQDATPLTLGQEFSGYTTQVKYGIDRILCTLPRMYQLAQGGTAVGTGLNTKKGFDVKIAAAVAEETRLPFVTAENKFEALAAHDAFVESSGALNTIATSLMKIANDVRLLGSGPRCGLGELILPENEPGSSIMPGKVNPTQCEALTMVCAQVMGNHVAITVGGSNGHFELNVFKPMIASNLLHSVRLLGDASASFEKNCVRGIQANRERISKLLHESLMLVTSLNPKIGYDNAAAVAKLAHKEGSTLKEAALKLQVLTSEEFDSLVVPEKMIGPSN is encoded by the exons ATGGATACTGGCCTGAGTGGAGATTCTATGGAAAAGCTTAAGGGGGTAAGAATTGCTCCTCTTGATGATGACGACGACGATTTTGAAGGACAAGAAAATGAAGAAGTACAAGAACCAacttttgaagaagaagaagaagatgatgacgatgaggaagaagaagaaccagTAACCCTTGGTTTTGTTGAGAAGCCTAAGCACTCCTGGTCTCTTCTCCGCCAATTATTTCCTAGCAAAGCTGGTGGTGTACCG GCATGGCTGGATCCAGTTAATTTACCATCTGGAAGATCCTGTGCTTGTGACACATGTGGAAATCCTCTGCAATTTTTGCTTCAG GTATATGCACCAATATCAGAGAAGGAATCAACATTTCATCGAACATTATTTGTATTTATGTGCCCCAAAATGTCATGTCTTCGTCGTGATCAACATGAACAATGGAAGTGTAGGTTAAAGAACTCATCTCGAAG AAGTGTGAAGGTCTTTCGTTGTCAATTGCCTCACCTTAATCCTTTTTACTCAAGTGAGGCCCCAAAACTCGATGGAACTGACATACCTTCTGGATCTGGAG TTGCACTTTGTAATTGGTGTGGTACCTGGAAAGGAGATCAATTTTGTATTAGTTGCAAGAAAGCACGTTACTGCTTGCAACAACATCAG GCTATGCACCGTAAAATTAATTGTCAGCAACTGAGTCTTTCTTCTCAATTACATAACTCTAGCTCCAGTGGTGGTGAAACCACTTCAATGGAGATAATTAAAG CTACTAGCAATGCTCTTTGGCCAGAGTACGAGATACTAAATGAGGATGAAAGTGAATTGGATGCTGAAATGTCTGATGATAATGCATATGATAAGTTGTTGATATCACAGAAGAGAACTGATGACTCAATGATGTCATTAGTAGACTGTTTCAAG GGGGATAGCGACAGAAAATGTTGGGCTTCTTTCCAAGAGCGTATAGCCAAAGCCCCAGAACAAGTGTTGAG GTTGTGGGGTGCACAAACTCAAAGATCAttacaaaattttgaaattggCGGCAACCGTGAGCAGATGCCGGAACCAATCATTCGTGCCTTCGGAATTCTTAAGAAGTGTGCTGCcaag GTGAACATGGACTACGGACTTGATCCATCCATAGGGAAGGCTATAATGCAAGCTGCTCAAGAGGTGGCTGAAGGGAAGCTAAGTGATCATTTCCCACTTGTTGTATGGCAGACCGGCAGTGGCACTCAGAGTAACATGAATGCCAATGAG GTTATTGCCAATAGAGCAGCTGAGATTCTTGGACATAAGCGTGGTGAAAAGTTTGTACATCCAAATGACCATGTGAACAGATCACAGTCTTCTAATGATACCTTCCCAACT GTAATGCACATTGCAGCTGCAACGGAAATAAATTCAAGACTAATACCAAATTTGAGAAATTTGCACACTGCACTACATTCAAAG TCTACTGAATTCAAAGATATCGTCAAAATTGGGCGTACACACACTCAAGATGCAACACCTTTAACTCTCGGGCAAGAGTTTAGTGGCTATACCACACAA GTAAAATATGGAATTGATCGGATATTGTGTACTCTACCCCGCATGTATCAG CTTGCACAAGGTGGAACGGCTGTTGGAACTGGTTTGAACACAAAGAAGGG ATTTGATGTCAAAATAGCTGCGGCAGTGGCTGAGGAAACAAGACTGCCATTTGTGACAGCAGAAAACAAGTTTGAAGCTTTG GCTGCCCATGATGCCTTCGTTGAAAGTAGTGGAGCCCTTAACACAATAGCTACCTCTCTAATGAAGATTGCAAATGACGTACGTTTATTAGGAAG TGGTCCTCGATGTGGCCTTGGTGAACTCATACTTCCAGAAAATGAACCAGGCAGCAGTATTATGCCA GGAAAGGTTAATCCTACTCAGTGTGAGGCGCTTACTATGGTCTGTGCTCAG GTTATGGGAAATCATGTGGCCATTACAGTGGGTGGATCAAATGGCCATTTTGAGTTAAATGTTTTCAAGCCTATGATTGCTAGTAATCTCTTGCAT TCTGTGAGATTGCTCGGGGATGCATCTGCTTCCTTTGAGAAGAACTGTGTGAGGGGAATTCAAGCTAATAGGGAAAGAATTTCAAAATTACTCCATGAG TCGCTAATGCTTGTCACATCGTTGAATCCT AAAATTGGTTATGATAATGCAGCAGCAGTTGCCAAGCTAGCTCATAAAGAAGGCAGTACCCTAAAG GAAGCTGCATTGAAACTTCAAGTGCTTACCAGTGAAGAATTTGATAGCCTTGTGGTGCCTGAAAAAATGATTGGCCCATCCAACTGA
- the LOC110615993 gene encoding fumarate hydratase 1, mitochondrial isoform X5, whose translation MLGFFPRAYSQSPRTSVEVNMDYGLDPSIGKAIMQAAQEVAEGKLSDHFPLVVWQTGSGTQSNMNANEVIANRAAEILGHKRGEKFVHPNDHVNRSQSSNDTFPTVMHIAAATEINSRLIPNLRNLHTALHSKSTEFKDIVKIGRTHTQDATPLTLGQEFSGYTTQVKYGIDRILCTLPRMYQLAQGGTAVGTGLNTKKGFDVKIAAAVAEETRLPFVTAENKFEALAAHDAFVESSGALNTIATSLMKIANDVRLLGSGPRCGLGELILPENEPGSSIMPGKVNPTQCEALTMVCAQVMGNHVAITVGGSNGHFELNVFKPMIASNLLHSVRLLGDASASFEKNCVRGIQANRERISKLLHESLMLVTSLNPKIGYDNAAAVAKLAHKEGSTLKEAALKLQVLTSEEFDSLVVPEKMIGPSN comes from the exons ATGTTGGGCTTCTTTCCAAGAGCGTATAGCCAAAGCCCCAGAACAAGTGTTGAG GTGAACATGGACTACGGACTTGATCCATCCATAGGGAAGGCTATAATGCAAGCTGCTCAAGAGGTGGCTGAAGGGAAGCTAAGTGATCATTTCCCACTTGTTGTATGGCAGACCGGCAGTGGCACTCAGAGTAACATGAATGCCAATGAG GTTATTGCCAATAGAGCAGCTGAGATTCTTGGACATAAGCGTGGTGAAAAGTTTGTACATCCAAATGACCATGTGAACAGATCACAGTCTTCTAATGATACCTTCCCAACT GTAATGCACATTGCAGCTGCAACGGAAATAAATTCAAGACTAATACCAAATTTGAGAAATTTGCACACTGCACTACATTCAAAG TCTACTGAATTCAAAGATATCGTCAAAATTGGGCGTACACACACTCAAGATGCAACACCTTTAACTCTCGGGCAAGAGTTTAGTGGCTATACCACACAA GTAAAATATGGAATTGATCGGATATTGTGTACTCTACCCCGCATGTATCAG CTTGCACAAGGTGGAACGGCTGTTGGAACTGGTTTGAACACAAAGAAGGG ATTTGATGTCAAAATAGCTGCGGCAGTGGCTGAGGAAACAAGACTGCCATTTGTGACAGCAGAAAACAAGTTTGAAGCTTTG GCTGCCCATGATGCCTTCGTTGAAAGTAGTGGAGCCCTTAACACAATAGCTACCTCTCTAATGAAGATTGCAAATGACGTACGTTTATTAGGAAG TGGTCCTCGATGTGGCCTTGGTGAACTCATACTTCCAGAAAATGAACCAGGCAGCAGTATTATGCCA GGAAAGGTTAATCCTACTCAGTGTGAGGCGCTTACTATGGTCTGTGCTCAG GTTATGGGAAATCATGTGGCCATTACAGTGGGTGGATCAAATGGCCATTTTGAGTTAAATGTTTTCAAGCCTATGATTGCTAGTAATCTCTTGCAT TCTGTGAGATTGCTCGGGGATGCATCTGCTTCCTTTGAGAAGAACTGTGTGAGGGGAATTCAAGCTAATAGGGAAAGAATTTCAAAATTACTCCATGAG TCGCTAATGCTTGTCACATCGTTGAATCCT AAAATTGGTTATGATAATGCAGCAGCAGTTGCCAAGCTAGCTCATAAAGAAGGCAGTACCCTAAAG GAAGCTGCATTGAAACTTCAAGTGCTTACCAGTGAAGAATTTGATAGCCTTGTGGTGCCTGAAAAAATGATTGGCCCATCCAACTGA
- the LOC110615993 gene encoding fumarate hydratase 1, mitochondrial isoform X4: MPMQDPSGPCLVADLPRMIFPTAVIVAVLQTLNFRLWGAQTQRSLQNFEIGGNREQMPEPIIRAFGILKKCAAKVNMDYGLDPSIGKAIMQAAQEVAEGKLSDHFPLVVWQTGSGTQSNMNANEVIANRAAEILGHKRGEKFVHPNDHVNRSQSSNDTFPTVMHIAAATEINSRLIPNLRNLHTALHSKSTEFKDIVKIGRTHTQDATPLTLGQEFSGYTTQVKYGIDRILCTLPRMYQLAQGGTAVGTGLNTKKGFDVKIAAAVAEETRLPFVTAENKFEALAAHDAFVESSGALNTIATSLMKIANDVRLLGSGPRCGLGELILPENEPGSSIMPGKVNPTQCEALTMVCAQVMGNHVAITVGGSNGHFELNVFKPMIASNLLHSVRLLGDASASFEKNCVRGIQANRERISKLLHESLMLVTSLNPKIGYDNAAAVAKLAHKEGSTLKEAALKLQVLTSEEFDSLVVPEKMIGPSN, from the exons ATGCCAATGCAAGACCCCTCTGGCCCATGTCTAGTGGCCGACCTTCCAAGGATGATATTCCCCACTGCAGTTATTGTGGCAGTCCTTCAGACTTTGAATTTCAG GTTGTGGGGTGCACAAACTCAAAGATCAttacaaaattttgaaattggCGGCAACCGTGAGCAGATGCCGGAACCAATCATTCGTGCCTTCGGAATTCTTAAGAAGTGTGCTGCcaag GTGAACATGGACTACGGACTTGATCCATCCATAGGGAAGGCTATAATGCAAGCTGCTCAAGAGGTGGCTGAAGGGAAGCTAAGTGATCATTTCCCACTTGTTGTATGGCAGACCGGCAGTGGCACTCAGAGTAACATGAATGCCAATGAG GTTATTGCCAATAGAGCAGCTGAGATTCTTGGACATAAGCGTGGTGAAAAGTTTGTACATCCAAATGACCATGTGAACAGATCACAGTCTTCTAATGATACCTTCCCAACT GTAATGCACATTGCAGCTGCAACGGAAATAAATTCAAGACTAATACCAAATTTGAGAAATTTGCACACTGCACTACATTCAAAG TCTACTGAATTCAAAGATATCGTCAAAATTGGGCGTACACACACTCAAGATGCAACACCTTTAACTCTCGGGCAAGAGTTTAGTGGCTATACCACACAA GTAAAATATGGAATTGATCGGATATTGTGTACTCTACCCCGCATGTATCAG CTTGCACAAGGTGGAACGGCTGTTGGAACTGGTTTGAACACAAAGAAGGG ATTTGATGTCAAAATAGCTGCGGCAGTGGCTGAGGAAACAAGACTGCCATTTGTGACAGCAGAAAACAAGTTTGAAGCTTTG GCTGCCCATGATGCCTTCGTTGAAAGTAGTGGAGCCCTTAACACAATAGCTACCTCTCTAATGAAGATTGCAAATGACGTACGTTTATTAGGAAG TGGTCCTCGATGTGGCCTTGGTGAACTCATACTTCCAGAAAATGAACCAGGCAGCAGTATTATGCCA GGAAAGGTTAATCCTACTCAGTGTGAGGCGCTTACTATGGTCTGTGCTCAG GTTATGGGAAATCATGTGGCCATTACAGTGGGTGGATCAAATGGCCATTTTGAGTTAAATGTTTTCAAGCCTATGATTGCTAGTAATCTCTTGCAT TCTGTGAGATTGCTCGGGGATGCATCTGCTTCCTTTGAGAAGAACTGTGTGAGGGGAATTCAAGCTAATAGGGAAAGAATTTCAAAATTACTCCATGAG TCGCTAATGCTTGTCACATCGTTGAATCCT AAAATTGGTTATGATAATGCAGCAGCAGTTGCCAAGCTAGCTCATAAAGAAGGCAGTACCCTAAAG GAAGCTGCATTGAAACTTCAAGTGCTTACCAGTGAAGAATTTGATAGCCTTGTGGTGCCTGAAAAAATGATTGGCCCATCCAACTGA
- the LOC110615993 gene encoding programmed cell death protein 2 isoform X6, with protein MDTGLSGDSMEKLKGVRIAPLDDDDDDFEGQENEEVQEPTFEEEEEDDDDEEEEEPVTLGFVEKPKHSWSLLRQLFPSKAGGVPAWLDPVNLPSGRSCACDTCGNPLQFLLQVYAPISEKESTFHRTLFVFMCPKMSCLRRDQHEQWKCRLKNSSRSVKVFRCQLPHLNPFYSSEAPKLDGTDIPSGSGVALCNWCGTWKGDQFCISCKKARYCLQQHQAMHRKINCQQLSLSSQLHNSSSSGGETTSMEIIKATSNALWPEYEILNEDESELDAEMSDDNAYDKLLISQKRTDDSMMSLVDCFKGDSDRKCWASFQERIAKAPEQVLRYCRNANARPLWPMSSGRPSKDDIPHCSYCGSPSDFEFQILPQLLYYFGVKNDDVDSLDWATIAVYTCRASCEASIAYKQEFAWVQL; from the exons ATGGATACTGGCCTGAGTGGAGATTCTATGGAAAAGCTTAAGGGGGTAAGAATTGCTCCTCTTGATGATGACGACGACGATTTTGAAGGACAAGAAAATGAAGAAGTACAAGAACCAacttttgaagaagaagaagaagatgatgacgatgaggaagaagaagaaccagTAACCCTTGGTTTTGTTGAGAAGCCTAAGCACTCCTGGTCTCTTCTCCGCCAATTATTTCCTAGCAAAGCTGGTGGTGTACCG GCATGGCTGGATCCAGTTAATTTACCATCTGGAAGATCCTGTGCTTGTGACACATGTGGAAATCCTCTGCAATTTTTGCTTCAG GTATATGCACCAATATCAGAGAAGGAATCAACATTTCATCGAACATTATTTGTATTTATGTGCCCCAAAATGTCATGTCTTCGTCGTGATCAACATGAACAATGGAAGTGTAGGTTAAAGAACTCATCTCGAAG TGTGAAGGTCTTTCGTTGTCAATTGCCTCACCTTAATCCTTTTTACTCAAGTGAGGCCCCAAAACTCGATGGAACTGACATACCTTCTGGATCTGGAG TTGCACTTTGTAATTGGTGTGGTACCTGGAAAGGAGATCAATTTTGTATTAGTTGCAAGAAAGCACGTTACTGCTTGCAACAACATCAG GCTATGCACCGTAAAATTAATTGTCAGCAACTGAGTCTTTCTTCTCAATTACATAACTCTAGCTCCAGTGGTGGTGAAACCACTTCAATGGAGATAATTAAAG CTACTAGCAATGCTCTTTGGCCAGAGTACGAGATACTAAATGAGGATGAAAGTGAATTGGATGCTGAAATGTCTGATGATAATGCATATGATAAGTTGTTGATATCACAGAAGAGAACTGATGACTCAATGATGTCATTAGTAGACTGTTTCAAG GGGGATAGCGACAGAAAATGTTGGGCTTCTTTCCAAGAGCGTATAGCCAAAGCCCCAGAACAAGTGTTGAG GTATTGCAGAAATGCCAATGCAAGACCCCTCTGGCCCATGTCTAGTGGCCGACCTTCCAAGGATGATATTCCCCACTGCAGTTATTGTGGCAGTCCTTCAGACTTTGAATTTCAG ATCTTGCCCCAGTTGCTTTACTACTTCGGCGTGAAGAATGACGATGTAGATTCCCTTGATTGGGCAACTATCGCTGTGTATACGTGCAGAGCCTCTTGTGAGGCTAGTATAGCATACAAACAAGAGTTTGCATGGGTTCAACTCTGA
- the LOC110614434 gene encoding uncharacterized protein LOC110614434, whose amino-acid sequence MGGPLSLQASNHPGMSLVSTLLLGPDFRSWIRTVRIALGAQMKLGFVEGTSSAPSKDSEGYEQWKRCDFMVTSWILNSISKELVDGFIYTASARDLWQEICERFRERNGPMIYELHKKISIISQENQFVSVYFTKLKRLWDELGSIEMLPTCNCRASRAIAEITNRNRLIQFLMDLNEAFGSVRDQVLGMESLPIVKKAHSMVVKFESQREILGNE is encoded by the coding sequence ATGGGAGGTCCTCTGAGCCTTCAAGCGTCTAACCATCCAGGTATGAGTTTAGTCTCAACACTTCTTCTAGGACCTGATTTCAGATCTTGGATTAGAACTGTTAGAATAGCCCTAGGTGCCCAGATGAAATTAGGATTTGTCGAAGGCACATCTTCAGCACCTAGCAAAGACTCCGAGGGATATGAACAGTGGAAAAGGTGTGACTTCATGGTCACATCTTGGATTCTCAACTCCATCTCCAAGGAGTTGGTTGATGGCTTCATATATACTGCCTCTGCCAGAGATCTCTGGCAAGAGATCTGTGAGAGATTCAGAGAGCGCAACGGACCTATGATTTATGAGTTGCACAAGAAGATATCTATCATCTCTCAAGAAAATCAATTTGTGTCAGTCTACTTCACTAAGTTAAAGAGATTGTGGGATGAGCTTGGATCTATAGAAATGCTTCCAACATGTAACTGTAGAGCCTCTAGGGCCATAGCTGAAATAACTAATAGGAATAGGCTCATACAATTCCTAATGGATCTGAATGAGGCCTTCGGATCTGTGAGAGACCAGGTATTGGGGATGGAATCTTTACCAATAGTGAAGAAGGCTCACTCGATGGTTGTGAAATTTGAGTCTCAAAGGGAAATTCTGGGCAATGAATGA